In Rhodopirellula sp. P2, the DNA window CAGCGCAAATCGACGGCCATCAACGACTCGCCCAAGGCATTTGAGGTCTACGAAGACATCCGCCAGTACATGGAGGACAACTTTCACGATCTGACATCGATTGGTCAGGTCGCCGAGCAATGTGGCTACACCACGGTTTACGTGTCGCGTTTGTTCAAACGGTTTGCTTCGCGAGGCGCGTACCAGTACCTGCTGCGATTGAGAATGAACTACGCCGCTGAATTGCTCTTCAGCCAAGGAATGAAGGTCCGCGATGTTGCCGAGAAGCTTCAATTCGCGGACGCGTTTCAGTTCTCTCGCGCTTTCAAACGGGTCTACGGTGTTCCACCCAGTCAAATGAAACGATCCAGCTGAGCAGTCTCGGGCGGAGACTCCCTGGTCACTCAGTCACAGCCTCTACTCAGTCACAGTCTCTTTCGCGGTCAGCAACTTTCGATCGACCAGCCATTCCAACATTCGTTCTGGCCAACGTCCGGCCGCGGTTTGACTGTTGGCGCGAAACCCAAACCCGTGTCCTGCTTCGCTGTACACATGCATCTCGCAAGGAACATTCGCTTCCTTGTACTTCAAATAAACCTTTGCCATCCCGTACGCGATGTCTTCTCGATCGTGATACCCGAAGGCAATGAAGGCCGGGGGCATCCCTGGCGAAACGGTGAAGGTGCTGGACTTTCCTGGATAGATCAAACCTTGGAAGTCTGGCCGGCTGCTGACTCGCTCAATTGGATCCTGGGATTGGGCGTCGCCAGGCATCGGATTCATCGCCGAATAGGCCGCCAGCTCGCCGCCCGCCGAAAAGCCGAGGATGCCAATCCGATCCGGCCTCACGTTCCAAGCCTCGGCATTGGAACGAATCATTCGAATGGCTCGCCGAGTGTCATCCATCGCATGCCCATCCAACGTGTATTCCGAATCAGGTTCGCGACACAGTCGATAACGCATCACGAACGCCGCCACGCCATGGTCGGCCAACCACTGTGCCAGCGAATCGCCCTCGTGTCCTAAACAGAGTTTGCTGTGGCCTCCCCCCGGTGCAATCAGAATCGCCGTTCCGGTGGCCTTCTCTTTCGAGGGCAAGTAGGGCGTGATTGACGGATGATGCACGTTGGACACGTTTGTGCCGGTCAAAACTTCAGGTTCATTCATCCGCGCTTCCGACCCTGGTGCTCCGTTTTTCCAAAGCGGGATCCTCGGGGGCGTCTCTTCGGCACCGACCGAACCGGTCAACGGCAGGCCAGCGAACAGAGTCAACACGGTCAACACGGGTGATCGCAGCGTCGACAAACGGCTCATTGAAATCTCCAACGAATGGTGGGGCGAAGGATGCCTGGGGGCTAAGAGTGTAGTCGATGCCAAACTTGGCAGGCTGGTCGACGGGCCAATTCGAATGCGGCCGTCCGGGACCGGTCCCCCCAACCATTTTGGCGGTCAGCGAATTGCATTGAATCAAGGCTTGCCCCCTGGCATGCAGCGGGAATTCGATTGGAAATTTCCTGGGGCCATGGGTGACGCAGTGGCACACGCTTTGGGCTCACCAACTATTGTGGTGAATTGCCGCCATGCAACTGCGCTGCGACGATTCCCCGATTCTTGACCCTCGCGGCACCCTCATCGCCCTTCGTTTCTCTGGCATCACTTACCAACGCCCATGAATTTCGCCTCGACCGAGCAACGCGCCAAACACAGCGACCAAACCGAGGGAGATTCGTGGGTTCTTGGGATTGATCTTGGCGGAACCACGATCAAGTTCGGCCTGTTTCGCGGTGCCCAGCTGATCTGGCGCAACCACATCCGCACGGATGACTTCGAGTCGCCTGAGGCCGCCTTTGAATCTTGTCGTGACAGCGTTCAGCGAACTCTGGAGGAGTCCTCGCAGTCGCTCGATGACCTGCAAGCGATCGGGTTGGCAATGGCGGGGGTATTGGACCCCAAGGCGGAAGAACTCGCCGAGACGGCCAATCTCCATCGGTGGCACCAACTGAACTTCCGACAACAGCTGTCCAGTGTCTTTCAAAAGCCGGTCTCGCTGCTCAACGATGCGGATGCCGCCGCGCTCGCGGAGTCCGCACACGGCCTGTGTCGTGCGGATTCCTTGGTGTTGATGACGCTTGGCACCGGCGTTGGTGGCGGCGTCATTCTGGACGGGCGTCCCGTCCGCGGCGCCAACGGTTGCGGCGGCGAAATCGGCCATGCGACCATTGAATTCGGGGACGGCGCTCGTCAGTGCGGGTGCGGGTTCCCGGGGCATCTCGAAGCCTACGCGGGCGCGGGCGGGGTCATTCAAACCGCCCAAGAAACCTTGGCCCGGTCCAGCGCCCACAGCGCTCTACGAAACTTGGATCCAATCACTCCGCTGTCGATCGCCAATGCGGCGGCTGACGGCGATGCGATCGCGATTGATGTCATTCACCAAACCGGAGTCTTGATCGGACGCGCGATTGCCATGCTCGCTCACGTGGTCGACCCCGATGTCGTTTTGCTCGGCGGCGCAATGACCTTTGGTGGCCCCGGCACCGACACAGGGAAACGGTTCTTGCAGTCCATCCGCGACGAATGTTTTCCACGCACCCTGGTCCAGATCAGCTCCCATCTGAAAATTGAATTTGCGACGCTGGGCAATGACGCCGGGATCGTTGGCGCGGCCCACTACGCTCGCCAGGCCCCCGACGCTCGGCAAGCTCTGAATGCGTAGCAGCCAGACGAATCACACGGTTGTTTTCGAAGGACTCGACGACGCCTAGAATTCGTGGCGTTCAACAGCGATAAGATAGCTCCTCCTAAACTTCGTTCGCCGCACCTGTTTTCATTGCTGCGGCGTGCCTGAGAAAATGAACCAGAGAAACATCATGTCTGGAACGGACGCCATCCAACTTGTCCCGCAATCGTCCAAGCAAAAAATTGCTTACCGTGTCTATCCCGAGTCCACTGACGCGAGCGCCGCGATCGCTCGAGAGATCTCCGACCTCATCCGTGCGCGAGCCGCGGATGCACGGGCGGCGGTCCTAGGACTCGTTGCGGGGTCTTCGCCAGTCAACGTGTACGCGGAACTGGTCCGGTTGCACCGTGACGAACAGCTCTCGTTCGCCAATGTGATCACGTTCAATTTGGATGAGTACTATCCAATGCATCCGGATTGCTTGCAGAGTCATGCGAGGTTCATGCACGAACATCTGTTCGATCATGTCGACATTCGTCCAGAGAACATTCATCTTCCCGATGGGACCCAGCCCACCGAGTGCATCTCTGAAACCTGCCTCGCGTACGAGCGGCAAATGGAAGACGCCGGTGGGATCGACATTCAGCTGCTCGGCATCGGGCGAACCGGACACATCGGGTTCAATGAACCAGGCTCCGGCACCGAATCCCGCACACGCATGATCACTCTGGATGGGATGACCCGAATCGATTCCGCCAGCCATTTCTTTGGCGTTGAGAACGTGCCTCGACGTGCCATCACGATGGGCGTCGGCACAATTCTGCAGGCCCGCAAGATCTTTCTGCTTGCCTTTGGAGAAGGCAAGTCCTCGATCATCGCTCGAACGATCGAAGGGGAACTCGCGCCCACGGTTCCTGCCACATCTCTGCAAGGGCATCCGGACGCCGAGTTGGTCCTGGACCGCGCCGCGGCTGCCAAACTGACCGTCATTCAGTCTCCCTGGTTGGTCGACCGCATCACGTGGGACGACACCATGGTGCGTCGGGCGGTGATCGACCTCTCGCAGAAACTGCAAAAGCCCGTGTTGATGCTGGTCGACGGTGACTACAACGAGAACGGGTTGCAGGATCTCTTGGCAGAGTATGGCTCCGCTTACGAAATCAATCTGCGTGTCTTCCGCCATCTCCAAAGCACAATCACCGGATGGCCTGCCGGCAAGCCCAACCAACCCGATGTCATCTTCCCGAAGCGGATCGTCTTGTTTTCGCCTCATCCCGATGACGATGTGATTTCAATGGGAGGCACCCTGACGCGGCTCGCCGACCAAGGCCACGAAGTTCACGTTGCGTATCAGACGTCTGGCAACATCGCGGTGTTTGATGGCGATGCCATTCGCTTTGCCAAATTCGCCCGTGAGTTCTGCAAGGAGTTCGACCTCTTGACTCCGCCCGTTGTAGAGCTGACGAAACGCATGATCGAGTTCCTCGGCGAGAAAGATGCAGGGGAAGTTGATATCCCCGAGATGCAACGACTCAAAGGATTGATTCGCCGCGGCGAAGCTGAAGAAGGTGCGATCGTGTGCGGTGTTCCTGCCGAGCGTTTGCATTTCCTCGAACTGCCGTTCTACGAAACCGGGGTGGTTCGCAAGAAACCGATCAGCGAAGCAGACATTCAGATCACGGTCGAGCTGCTTCGCGAAGTCAAGCCGCATCAAATCTATGCCGCCGGGGATCTCAGTGACCCGCACGGAACTCACCGCACCTGCCTCGAGATTTTGTTGGCGGCGGTTGAGCAGTGCCAAGAGGATGACTGGATGAAGGAATGCGTGGTGTGGCTCTATCGCGGAGCGTGGCAGGAATGGGCGCCCCATGAAATCGAGATGGCCGTGCCGCTGAGCCCTCAAGAGGTCGATCGCAAGCGAACCGCCATTTTCAAACACGAATCACAGAAGGACCGAGCGCTCTTCCCTGGAGCTGATGCCCGCGAATTCTGGCAGCGAGCCGAAGCTCGCAATGCACACACCGCCCGAACCTACGACCAACTTGGTTTGGCCCAGTACCAAGCCATCGAAGGTTTCGTGCAATACAAACCTCGCCGCTCCCTTTCATAAACAACGCCGCATCGGCAGTGTCTCTGCTCGCCCCCGGAATCAGTGGCCGAGGCGTCCCGCCGAAGAATGAATTCACCCTTCCTTGATCGCGTCACTTTCTCCAGCACAACGTGACATGTTTGGAAGACGTTGCGTGAAGGCCGAGTGCACCAACACCGGCAACGATCAAGATGACGTGGAACGATGAAGTGAAGCCGAGAATTGGTCGCCATGTTCGCGTACACTTGCCCGACGTTCTTCCGTTCGTGGTGATGTTTACTGTATTGGCCCACAAGAACATCGAGTGCAGCATGAAGCGAGTTCATTTTTCCCTGCGTCATCTCATGCTGGCGGTTGCTTTTGTAGCCGCGCCCCTTGGAGTCGTTGCCTGGAATTCGAGTTGGTCGCAAAAGCTGGGGGATCTTGAAGAGCGTCTGGCTGAGACGGAACGGATCCTGAATGAGGTGGCCATGCCGCGGTATCCGAGCGCGCGTGTCGTCGTGACCATGCCGGATGGTCAGCAAGGAGCAAGCCCACTGTTGCCGTTGACATCTGCTCCATTTGAGAATCACGACCGCCGAACGATGACTCATTGGTCGGGGCCAAAGGAATGGGGCAACGCATCGTCTGGAGGCTATTTTTGGCGATACATTGGCTCAGAGGGTGATCGAGACATTTACGAATTTGTTGTCGTTTTTGGGCAGCGGTTGCCTGCAGAGCCAGACGAGCGAGCCAATTCCGCAGTTGTTCAATACGTTTCGTTTCGAAATGCTCCTCTGAGTGTCTTTGCCAAACACGGATTTGCGATTGCGATTGCCCCGTGACTCAGATCGAGCAACAGAACCTTGGAGGGAACCGCAGACGTCAATCGCGAGGTTGAGGAAAGCCAGTTCTTTCGACGGCGAGATGCTTCGTCCCCTTGCCACGCCGAATCGACCATACGCGTTGCTCACGATTCAGGCTTTGACAATCGCTTGCCCGCAGGGCGGTGAAACGATGCTACGATGGACAAACTATCCTGGCGATCGTGAACTTTTCTGTCCTCATGGCGGACATGTGTCGGCGTCCTTCGAGACGGAGGCCTGCTCTGCGATGTCCCCGCTTCGGGCTTGCGGCCGTTTTCAGATGGCAACTCAACCCTCCCGTCTCGATGATCGAAAACGTTCGCCAACCAAGAGCAAAACATGAACGCACGAAACCAGAAACATCGCTACCCGCCGACTCTCTCGGCTCATTGCATCCCGCTCGGTGCTTTCGTTGTTCTCACAGGCGTTTTCTTTTCGGGCAACGTTCCAGCGGATGAACCTGCCGGGCCCATTGCCCCCGGGACGACGGATCTGGTGTTTGCCGAACCCTCGGAAAGTCCGACCAAGACAGATCAACCGATGCCAGAAAAGGAGTCCGTGGTCCCGGTGTTGGGCGAGAAGGTTGCGGCGGCACGCGCCGGAGAGGAATCAACGATTCCGCCTCCAGCGATCCAAGAGGGGGTCATCCGCATCAAGGTTCAGGGCTCCTATGAGGTGACGATGGGCCGTGTCGGCGTGGTGCGGGGCGAGGGCACGACCACACTCGAATTGGATGGAGCACAACTTGACCGACTGTTTCATGAGTTAGAAGACTTGTTTGGCGGATCAGAACTTGTCCGGCGGGACATCGTCGACCGTTTCATTTCATTGCCGTCTACCATACGTTCAACGAACGAAACGCTCAGAATGCTGTCGGATCCTGAAACTCAACAGGCACTTCGGCAGGTTGAATCCCTGCTTCGCTTGTTGCCCAAGACAACCAGTCATGCTGAACGTCCGCTCGAGGCTCATGCAAACGAAGAATAGACGGCTGGTTTTGATTGCGATCCAGTCTCACCGGCAAGCTGGTCAACCATTTCAGGCACCGAAACCGGGGCTGCTGGAATGATCGGCAGCGACTCGCCAGCGTTTGTCTTTCCGGCTGTTCGCTTCGCTGCCCGCTGTTGGGCAACGTTCTCCGACTGGCTTGGCAGTCAAGAGCATACCGATTTGAAGGAACGCCCCTCACAATGAACGCTCGACCTGCCCCCTCGCTCTGGACGATCTTTGCTGTGGCCGCTGCACTTTGGTTGATCGCCCGATTGATTGCGTACGCAAATGGCCGCTCCAATGAAGAAAAGCGAATCCGTGGCCTGTTTGTTCCTGAGTGGATTGCGGCGTTCTACGTGGCTCTTGGGCTTTATGGTTTCTATGCCTACGACAACGTCAACACTCCCTTTCCACCTGCCTTGACGTTGCCAGCATTCTCGTTGGTCATCGGACCGATCGTCGGACTGATTCACGGGACCCTTTTGCTGCGTGCTCGCAAGCCGACGACGGATAATCCGGTCATTCGAAACACGATGCCCGAGGACGGGAACCCGTACCGTTCTCCTTGACCATGAGGACGGGGAACCACAACGGCACGGTGAGGACAGACGTTGCGAGTCGACTGACTTGGGGCATGTCGACATTTGTACAATCGGCGGCCCTTGTCGTCCGGACGTTTCGATTACCGGGCAGAGAGTGATGCAAGAGAAGGCGGCTTGCAAGTGTCTTGAGAATGGAAGACCAAGCGTCTGCATCGATTGAACACCAACGTCATTTGGATGAATCAAAGTATCTCAAGGGAGAATCAAACATGATTGCTCGGCAGTTTATCGCCATTGCATTCGCACTGTGGCTATCGATCGTGCTTCAAGCGGACGAATTTCATGTTAACGGGACCGGTGACGTATTCACTGTCACGGCTGAAACACTCGCCAAGACACCCCAGTGGGACCCGCTGGTTTCGGAGTGTCCAGTCTCGGTGGCGTCAGCAATCAAAGTCGCGCGAGAGTATCACGACAAAGCGATTCCAGAGGGTCGCACCACATTTCATGCGTGGCAGCTTGCAGGTGCAACGCTCGTTCGTCATGAAGGTGGACACTGGTATTGGATCGTGCAGTATCGTGGGCTGTTTGATCCACAATTTGCTCCATCG includes these proteins:
- a CDS encoding ROK family protein; the encoded protein is MNFASTEQRAKHSDQTEGDSWVLGIDLGGTTIKFGLFRGAQLIWRNHIRTDDFESPEAAFESCRDSVQRTLEESSQSLDDLQAIGLAMAGVLDPKAEELAETANLHRWHQLNFRQQLSSVFQKPVSLLNDADAAALAESAHGLCRADSLVLMTLGTGVGGGVILDGRPVRGANGCGGEIGHATIEFGDGARQCGCGFPGHLEAYAGAGGVIQTAQETLARSSAHSALRNLDPITPLSIANAAADGDAIAIDVIHQTGVLIGRAIAMLAHVVDPDVVLLGGAMTFGGPGTDTGKRFLQSIRDECFPRTLVQISSHLKIEFATLGNDAGIVGAAHYARQAPDARQALNA
- the nagB gene encoding glucosamine-6-phosphate deaminase translates to MNQRNIMSGTDAIQLVPQSSKQKIAYRVYPESTDASAAIAREISDLIRARAADARAAVLGLVAGSSPVNVYAELVRLHRDEQLSFANVITFNLDEYYPMHPDCLQSHARFMHEHLFDHVDIRPENIHLPDGTQPTECISETCLAYERQMEDAGGIDIQLLGIGRTGHIGFNEPGSGTESRTRMITLDGMTRIDSASHFFGVENVPRRAITMGVGTILQARKIFLLAFGEGKSSIIARTIEGELAPTVPATSLQGHPDAELVLDRAAAAKLTVIQSPWLVDRITWDDTMVRRAVIDLSQKLQKPVLMLVDGDYNENGLQDLLAEYGSAYEINLRVFRHLQSTITGWPAGKPNQPDVIFPKRIVLFSPHPDDDVISMGGTLTRLADQGHEVHVAYQTSGNIAVFDGDAIRFAKFAREFCKEFDLLTPPVVELTKRMIEFLGEKDAGEVDIPEMQRLKGLIRRGEAEEGAIVCGVPAERLHFLELPFYETGVVRKKPISEADIQITVELLREVKPHQIYAAGDLSDPHGTHRTCLEILLAAVEQCQEDDWMKECVVWLYRGAWQEWAPHEIEMAVPLSPQEVDRKRTAIFKHESQKDRALFPGADAREFWQRAEARNAHTARTYDQLGLAQYQAIEGFVQYKPRRSLS
- a CDS encoding alpha/beta hydrolase — encoded protein: MSRLSTLRSPVLTVLTLFAGLPLTGSVGAEETPPRIPLWKNGAPGSEARMNEPEVLTGTNVSNVHHPSITPYLPSKEKATGTAILIAPGGGHSKLCLGHEGDSLAQWLADHGVAAFVMRYRLCREPDSEYTLDGHAMDDTRRAIRMIRSNAEAWNVRPDRIGILGFSAGGELAAYSAMNPMPGDAQSQDPIERVSSRPDFQGLIYPGKSSTFTVSPGMPPAFIAFGYHDREDIAYGMAKVYLKYKEANVPCEMHVYSEAGHGFGFRANSQTAAGRWPERMLEWLVDRKLLTAKETVTE